The following is a genomic window from Solanum stenotomum isolate F172 chromosome 4, ASM1918654v1, whole genome shotgun sequence.
TGTTGTTGTTCGTGCAGTACACTTCACTCAAACCATTGGGTGATAGAGTTCTGGTGAAGATTAAGACTGCAGAGGAGAAGAGTGTAGGCGGCATCCTGCTTCCAATGTCAGCACAGTCGAAGCCACAAGGAGGCGAGGTTGTTGCTGTTGGGGAGGGTCATTCAATTGGCAAGACTACAGTGGAAATTAGTATAAAGGTAGTTCCGTAATCAATGGCAtactcaacatgtcttctaagcATGGTTGATCATTTTTCTAAAACAGATCGTATTACGTGTAGAATGGTACCCAAGTGCTGTACTCGAAATATGCGGGAATTGAACTGGAGTTTGATGGATCAAAGCACCTGATTTTGAAAGAGGATGACATTGTTGGTATTCTTGAGACAGATGATATCAAGGATCTGCAGCCCTTGAATGACAGAGTTCTAATCAAGGTTTGTTGCTATTGCtctttatttgtttctttttgtggCATCTTAAATGGTACATATTCTGTTTGATAAATATTTCTACATTATTAGCTGTTCTCCAATATCATTTTCTTCGGATAATGGTCAAAAACACACCCAAATTATCACTATTTCTGCGAGTTTCATATCCCAATTATCAATTGTTTCCTTTATCTACATGAACTATTACCATCTACGCTTTGTCACGAGTTTCATATCCCAATAATCAATTGTTCCTTTTATTTACCTGAATTTTTTTCGCTATTTTCACATCTCAACTATTAGTTGTTTCCTTTACGTACACGAACTATCACCATCTATGCCTTCTCCTACCTTAACTATTATGATCATCTATGTATTAAGATTTAAGACACACCTAGTTGAATAGATGGTGATAGTTCAGATAGGAAAAGGAAACAACTGATGGTTGGCCTAATCAACTTCGAGGTGTGTTTTAATATATCAATGATGATAATCCCagtagaaaaagaaaacaaccgATAGTTGGAGTGTGAAAAGTGATAGTTCTGGTGTGTCTTCGACCATTAATTCCCTCATTTTTTTAGTATTAAGTTCTGGTTTATGAGAGTTTTGATTGTTTTATCAGGTGGCTGAAGTTGAGGAAAAAACTTCTGGGGGATTGTTTTTGAGCCAGGCTGCAAAGGAGAAACCTTCATTTGGCACGGTAAAAATATGCACCCTGCAGTTCAGCTAGTATTATTACTCCCATTATACTTGTTAGGATATACTTGttatctatgttgctcggaaTCTTTGAAAATGTCAATGGATGCCTGTTGAATCCTCTAAAAATAGCATCTTTTTAGAGGATCCGACACACCTGCAGCAACATTTTCAAAGAGTACTAGCAAGGTATATATTTATTCAGTTTGAAATAACCAATTCCAACATAAAATTGGCATGTGTTGGCATTATCTAATAATAGCTAGATGACATTATGTGGGATAAAATGTGAAATAAGACCACACATTTACAATGTGCTGGGAAATCTCTTTGCTATTACTAAAACAAGCATGACACGTATTCTTGCATTATAGTTTCTCATACAACTATGATGTGAGCCAAATGACTCGTGACAGTGAAAGAATTTACACCATCATCAACATGCAGTTACCTTTTAGGTGATGTGTTAGTGGAAAACGTTAAGTGTGTAGAAGTTGAACTCTTGTTGATATCGTTTACCTTTTCCGTGGTTGAAAACAGGTGATAGCTGTTGGACCCGGTCCTCTCGATGAGGAAGGGAAAAGGAAAGCACTTTCAGTATCTCCTGGAAATACAGTTCTGTATTCCAAATATGCTGGCAATGACTTCAAAGGAGCTGATGGCTCAGAGTACATCACATTGAGGGCATCTGATGTAATTGCTGTGCTTCAGTAGATgttttgttatttatataacAAGTCAGTTCATTCTCATACCAGTATTTTGCAGTGTAGTATAGCAAAGAGGAGAATGTTGTAACCATTTTGGAATAATACTTTTGCAAATTAATGATCAATATCTAGTGCAGAATCCAGTTCTGGAAGTGCCTTTTCTTGTTTAGTTTGCAGAAGTCAAGTTTTTGTTCTTGGACTGTAAGATGCTTAATGTACCAGACTGTCCCAACCGAAGTTGAGACCCTAAATGTGGAATGTTTAGTGCATCAAACTGCCTTGACAGAAGTTAAGACCCAAAAAATATGGATGAATGTGGAATGCTTAGTGCATCAAACTGACTTCCTAAGTTTCTATATATGCATGAATGTTGAATACTTAGTGCATCAAACTGACATGACAGAAGTTAAAGAACCATATATGCATGAATGTATGTATGCTTAGTGCATGCATGaatgtattatgtatatatgCTAAGTGCATGCTTGAATGTATATATGCTTAGTGCATCAAACGTGAATGTGAAATATTTAGTGCATCAAACTGTTTTGACAGAATTCTGCTTAGTGCATCAAACTGTTTTGACAGAATTCAAACTCATATATGAGTGAATGTGGAATGCTTAATGCATCAAACTATCTCGACAACAATTCAAACTTATATATGCACGAACATGAGATGCTTAATGCACCTAACTGTTCTGATAAAAATAAGAAGCAACATTATGCTTCCCCATTGCCTCCCACAATTAGAATGTGAAGGgcaagtgtcacgacccgatttctcaagtcgtgatggcacctactataacccaccagtaggtaagccaacccgtaacccggaacaacaagtaatgggtctgagggtagaaactaaacaagagtaggcaaataacaatataaacagccggaagcaaaccaaaaacatatatacaaataaagatccctcccagaacctggaagtcactagtacagagctactaacaaaatgagtacaagtcccaaaagtggacaacagagactggactgtctcgaaaagtaaaagacaagtctatatatacagatgaagactgaaatagtacaaaacgtcgtgtgctcactcccgtctccggatcagtctgctccaagctcgatcaacgctggctactagtgcccggacctgcatcacgaaatagatgcagagcgtagcatgagtaccaaaacaacaggtacccagtaggcatcataggccgactgaacttgaaaagtaaaggcaatatgaaaagaaggaataatacAAACCGAGGGTCAAGaactaaaatctaactaacaatggaatgcacacgagtgtacaaagaactaactaaagtaatctataagctaactacacctaactggacccccataagcccagaaggtacactcgtgcgcaagttaaataaaaacccgaacggacccccataagcccgacgagtacacagaataactataacta
Proteins encoded in this region:
- the LOC125862237 gene encoding 20 kDa chaperonin, chloroplastic-like, translating into MATTQLTASSISAKGFASFEGLRSTSNLKVSSFAPLKKNSRSFHGLVVKASTVVSPKYTSLKPLGDRVLVKIKTAEEKSVGGILLPMSAQSKPQGGEVVAVGEGHSIGKTTVEISIKNGTQVLYSKYAGIELEFDGSKHLILKEDDIVGILETDDIKDLQPLNDRVLIKVAEVEEKTSGGLFLSQAAKEKPSFGTVIAVGPGPLDEEGKRKALSVSPGNTVLYSKYAGNDFKGADGSEYITLRASDVIAVLQ